GGCCGGTGCCAAAGCCATACATGCCATTGGCCCATTGCAGGCCGACAATGGCGCCCTTGATCGAGGGCAGCAGCGCCAGAGGCAGGATCACCGCCAGCGGGATCATGGTGTAGAGGTAGGTCAGTGGATTGACGTGCCAGACCATGTCCATGTGCAGCATGATGCCGACCAGCAGATGGCCCACGATCATGATGGCGATATAGGGCGGGAAGTCGTCTGCACGGTGCAGATCGAGCTGTTCGCCACAGGTGTCGCAGTGATCGGCGACCTTGAGATAGGCCCGGAACATCTTGCCCTGACCGCAATGAGGGCACTTGCACAGGGTGCCGCGCCACATGGCCTGACCAACCGAACGCTGCGGGATTGCCTTTGTCTTGCCGACTGCCATCACATCACCTCTTCTTGCGCCCCTTGGGGCCGTAAGACTTAGATGGGCGCTTCTTGGTGCGTCTGACAGATGACGGATTGACGCGTTCGCCTTCCGAAAGCAGTTCGAAGCGCAAGGCGCCGGCAACCGGGGCGGCTTCAAGCAGGCGGACGGTGACGCGATCGCCCAAGGTGAACTTCTCCCCGGTGCGCTCGCCGATCATGGACTGGCGCTCTTCGACATAGCGGTAGAAGTCCTTGCCCAGGGTCGACGCCGGGATGAAGCCGTCGGCGCCAGTCTCGAACAGGCGCACGAACAGGCCCGAACGGGTGACGCCGGAAATGCGGCCCTCAAAGCGTGCGCCAATCTTGGTCGCCAGGAACTGGGCCAGCAGGCGGTCGGCAGTTTCGCGTTCGGCCCGCATGGCCCGGCGCTCGGTCGCCGAGATGTGCTGAGCGATTCCAGGCAGATGCAGCATTTCGCTTTCGCTGAGTCCATCGCTGCCCAGGTTCAGGGCGGCGATCAGCGCGCGGTGCACGATCAGATCGGCATAGCGGCGAATGGGCGAGGTGAAGTGGGCGTAGCGGTCGAGGTTGAGACCGAAATGGCCGTAGTTCTCTGCACTGTATTCTGCCTGCGCCTGGCTGCGCAGCACCATCTCGCTGACCTGCTCGACATTGCCGGCCTTGCGCGACTGGGCGAGGATGCCGTTGAAATCGGCGGCGCGGACGCTGTCGGACTTCTTGACCGCGATATCGAGTGAGCCAAGGAAGTCACGCAGGGCCTGCAGCTTTTCCGAGGATGGCTCGTCGTGCACGCGATAGAGCAGGACAGTCTTCTTCTGTTCCAGCGTCTCAGCGGCCGCGACATTGGCGGCGATCATCATTTCCTCAATGAGGCGATGCGCGTCGAGCCGTTCGGGTACGCGGATGTCGCTGACCATGCCCTTGGCATCGAGCACGATCTTGCGCTCGGGCAGATCGAGGTCGAGGGGGCCGCGATGGTCACGGGCCTTGGACATGGCGGCATAGGCGGCGTAGAGGGGCCGCAGAATGGTGTCGAGCAGCGGGCCGGTCTGGTCATCAGGGTGGCCATCAATGGCTGACTGGGCCTGCTGGTAGCTCAATTTGGCGGCCGAGCGCATCAGGATGCGATGGAAGCTGTGGCTGCGCTTGCGGCCGTCGGCGCCAAAGATCATGCGGACGGCCAGCGCCGCGCGCGGCACGCCCTGTTTCAACGAACACAGTTCGTTGGAAATGCCCTCTGGCAGCATAGGCACCACGCGGTCGGGGAAATAGACCGAATTGCCACGGACATAGGCTTCACGGTCCAGCACCGAACCGGGTTGGACATAGGCGGCGACGTCGGCAATGGCGACGGTGACGATATGGCCATCGGGATTGGCCGGATCGGTGTCGGGCTGGGCATAGACAGCGTCGTCGTGATCCTTGGCGTCGGCGGGATCGATGGTGATCAACGGCACGTCGCGCCAGTCTTCCCGACCCTTGAGAGTAGCTTCCCTGGCCTCTTCTGCCGCGCGGATCACCGATTGGGGGAAGCGATAGGGAATCTCGAGATTGTGGATGGCGATCAGGCTGACCGCCCCTTCGGACATGGGATTGCCGATGACTGCGGTAACCTTGGCGCGCGGAATCATCAGGCGGCCGGAAAGCTTGACCTCGACCTCGACCAGATCGCCGTCTGCCGCATCGCGCAGATCACCCTGCGGGATCCGCATTTCCTTCTGCTTGCGATCAACCGGGATCAGGCGGGCGCCATCATCGTCCATGCGCACAATGCCGATCTGGCCGCGGCGTGGCTTGTCGAGGATCTTCATCGCCTTGGCGGTGTAGACGGGAACCTCGGCGTCACCGGCATCAATGCGGGCCAGAATTCGATCACCGGGTGCCGGGGCGACACGGGCATCGCGACCGCCCAGAACGGAGACGCGGGGCTTTTCGCCTTCTTCCTCGTTCCACTGAGCCGGATAGGCGTGCAGATCGTCGGGGTCAGCGTCGGTGGGGATGTCGAGCACGGTGACGTGGGGCAGGGCAGCGGTGCGGCGGAGCGCCTTGCGGGTGCGGGTGATGACACCCTCGCCCTCAAGTTCAGCCAGCATGGCCTTGAACGGGCGGCGCATGTCGCCACGAATGCCGAACACCTTGGCCAGATCGCGCTTGCCCTTGATGTCGGTCTGCTGCGCCAGAGCCTCAAGCAATTGCTCACGTGTGGGCAGGGCATCAGCCGCTGGTTTGCGCGTGCGTTTGGGACCGGAGAGATTTTTGGGTTTTGAGATTGGAGGCCTGGCCATTTGGTCGTTTCTAAAGAGGTCCCGGATAGATAGGGCAATCTGCGCCGGATTGCCAATTTGCATTGCGAACGCATGGTTGGCGGGATCGTTGCGGATTGCGCGTCGACGAGATGCAGCCCAGTTCAATCGTGTTTGCATCCTGATGCACGCGGCGCGATGATCAGGGGCTGGTTCAACGGCGGGAGGGCCTGACCAGTATCCTATTGCAGGTTCAGGGGAGGATGCCGTGCAGGAACTGACAATGAGTGTGAACTGGATCGCCGTAATTGTGGGGGCAGTGCTGGCCTTCGGTCTTGGCAGCGTGTGGTTTTCGCCGATGATGTTCGGCAAGAGCTGGTCGCGCGGGGTCAAGATGGACGCTGGCGCGCCGACAGGTATGGGGCCCGCGCTGGTGCTGCAGGCGCTGGGTACTTTTGGCTTCGCCTGGGTGGTGGGCATTACCGCAGCTGCCGGCCATTTGCTGACGGTCCTGCTGATCGCGGCCAGTATGGCGTTATTGCAGGCCGGCACGGCGGCGTTTTCCCAGCACGGTCGCGGCGCGGTGCTGGCCGAGGCAGGCTATGTGATCACCATCGCGATCATCATGATCGGGGTGCATGCCGTTCTGTAGCAGGGGGCGCGCATGGCGGGCGGCGCGTCGGCGCACCTGCCGCGCGCCGCGGGTGCTGCCAAGATGGGCGATAGTGTGGGACGCTGCGCACCTGTTGTTGCGATTCCCTTCCTGGATATTTCATGCCTACCATTCCCTTTTTCGACGGCCATAACGATACGCTGCTCAAGCTGCTGGAGGCCGAGGGCGATCCGACACAGCTGTTCATGGATGGCATGGACAAGGCCGATATCGATCTGCCGCGCGCCAGGGCCGCAGGCATGGCGGGTGGGTTCTTCGCGATCTTTCCACCGCCGCTGAAGGGTAATCTGGGGTCTGTGGTGGCTGGTGCGGGCAATAATCGCGGCGGCCTGCCGCCCGAACTGGGACTGGCTGATGCACAAGCGGTGACACTGGGCATGGCGTCGATCCTGATGCGGATCGAGCGCGCCGGTGGCGTGGCCATCTGTCGTGATGCAGCGGCGGTGCGTGCGGCCATCGCGCAGGGCACGCTGGCCAGCGTACTGCACATTGAGGGTGCCGAGGCCATCGATACCGACTTCAGGGCGCTGGACGTGCTCTATGCGGCCGGGTTGCGCTCAATCGGGCTGGTATGGAGCCGGGCCAACGCCTTTGGTACCGGCGTGCCGTTCCGCTATCCGTCTGACGCCGACATTGGCCCCGGGCTCAGCGATGCGGGCAAGGCTTTGGTGCGCGAGTGCAATGACCGGGGGATCATGATCGATCTGTCCCATCTCAATGCCGCCGGGTTCCGTGACGTGGCCGCCATTAGCGACAAGCCGCTGGTGGCCACGCATTCCAATGTGCATGCGATCAGCGCTCATGCCCGCAATCTGGTGGACTGGCAGCTGGCCGCGATTGCCGAGAGCCAGGGCGTTGTGGGGCTGAATTTTGCCACCGGGTTTTTGCGGCCGGACGGCAAGATGCGCGTCGACACCGAGATCGAGGTGATGGTGCGCCATATTGATGCGCTGGTTGAAGCGCTGGGTGAGGATGGTGTGGCGCTGGGTTCGGATTTTGATGGTGCCATGGTGCCAGCGCCGATTGGCGATGTGACCGGGGTGCCCAAGCTGCTGCAGGCGCTGCTCGACAAGGGCTATGGCGAAGCGCTGGTGCGCAAGATCGCGCTGGAGAACTGGTTGAGCATGATCGAGCGCTGCATCGGGTAAAAGCCCTGCCAGCCTCCCCCTGAGCGGGGGAGGCACAGCGCGGTGTGGTTCCCGATGCTGGCCACTGTGCGAGCAGCAGCGCTACGGGGCGCCGTGTCAGCGCCCCATGGTGCCTAGAACGGCACGTCTTCGTCGGAGACGGTCTTTTTGGCCGGCGCTTTTTTGGCAGCAGGTTTCTTTGCTGCGGCTGTTTTGGCTGGGGCCTTCTTGGCTGCCGGCTTTTTGGCGGCTGCCTTTTTGGCCGGCGCCTTCTTGACCTTCTTGCCGGTAGCTTCGGCGCGCGCCGCGATCCACTCGACAGCCTGCTCGAGCGTTACCGCTTCGGGCTGGATGTCCTTGGGGATGGTGGCGTTGATCTTGCCCTGATTGACATAGGGGCCATAGCGTCCGGCGCGGACGGTGATGGGGCCATTGTCGTGCTCGAAGGTCTGGATGGCCGCCACTGTGCCGCCGCGCTTGAAGCCGCCAGCGGCTTTTTGGGCCAGCAGGTCGACGGCGCGGTTGAGGCCGACAGTGAAGACTTCCTCGACATCGGGCAGGTTGGCGTATTTGCCATCGCACAGGATGAACGGGCCATAGCGACCCAGGCCCGCCGTGATGGGCAGACCGGATTCGGGATGCAGGCCGACATCGCGGGGCAGGGAGAGCAGCTTGAGGGCGCTTTCCAGCGTCGTGGCGGCCGCGTCCCAACCCTTGGGAATGGAGCTGCGCTTGGCGTCCTTGCCGCCGGCATCACCGAGCTGGACATAGGGGCCGAAGCGCCCGGTCTTGAGGAAGACCTCCTCGCCGGATTCCGGGTCGATGCCGAGCACGCCGTCACCAGCGGCGGCTTCGGGCGACTGCCCGCTGGCCGCATCGGAGAGCTGCATGGTGTGCTTGCACTCGGGATAGTTCGAGCAACCGATAAAGGCGCCAAACTTGCCCAGCTTGAGCGAGAGCTGACCTTCACCACAGGTGGGGCAGCGACGCGGATCGGAGCCATCTTCCTTGGGTGGGAAGATGCGGCTGGCCAAGGCGTCATTGAGGACGTCGAGCACCTCTGAAACGCGCAGATCCTTGATCTCGGTGGTGGCGGCGGTGAAATCCTTCCAGAAGTCACGCAGCACCTGCTTGTATTCCAGGTGGCCGGCCGAGATTTCGTCGAGCTGTTCCTCGAGGCCGGCGGTGAAGCCGTATTCGACATAGCGATTGAAGAAGTTCTCGAGGAAGGCGGTGACGATGCGGCCGCGATCTTCGGGGTGCAGCGCCTTGCCCTCAAGCCGGACATAGTCGCGGTCCTTGAGCGTGGTCAGCGTGGCCGCATAGGTGGAAGGACGGCCAATGCCGAGCTCTTCCATCTTCTTGATCAGGCTCGCTTCGGTATAGCGGCTGGGCGGCTGGGTGAAGTGCTGCTCGATGTCCACAGCCTGCAGGTCGGGCTTGTCACCCACTGCCAGTGGTGGCAGTTCGCGGCTATCCTCGTCTTCGGTGTCCTCGTCAGATTTGACCTCGACACCATAGAGCTTGAGGAAGCCGGGGAAGCTGACGACCGACCCGACGGCGCGCAGTTCGACAGCGCGGCCGGGCACGTTGACGGCGATATCGACCGTGGTGCGATCGATCTCGGCCGATTTCATCTGGCTGGCCAGGGTGCGGCGCCAGATCAGGCCGTAAAGCTTGGCCTGGTCGGCATCAAGGCTGAGGTTTTCGGGCCGCTTGAACATGTCGGTGGGCCGGATGGCCTCATGGGCCTCCTGGGCATTTTTCGCCTTGGTCTGGTAGATGCGGGCCTTTTCGGGCAGGTATTCCTCGCCAAAATACTTGCCGATGACCGAGCGGGCCATGGCGATGCCCTCGGGGGCCATCTGGACCGCGTCGGTACGCATATAGGTGATCAGACCGTCTTCGTAGAGCCGCTGGGCAATCTGCATGGTGCGGCTGGGCGACAGGCTGAGGCGCGATGAGGCGTCCTGCTGCAGGCTCGATGTGGTGAACGGCGCATAGGGATTGCGCTTGGTCGGTTTCTTGTCGACGGCTGAGACGTTGAACTGGCCAGCCTCGATGAGCTTTTTGAGTTCAGCGGCATTCTCGCCGTTCTGGATGGCGAGCTTGTCGGTCTTTTTGCCATCAACCGAGAGCAGGCGCGCCAGAAAGCTCTTGCCGGCCTGGGCCAGCTTGGCTTCGACGGACCAATACTCATCGGGCTTGAACTTTTCGATCTCGGATTCGCGGTCAGAGACCAGACGCAGGGCAACCGATTGCACGCGGCCGGCCGAACGGGAGCCGGGCAGCTTGCGCCAGAGGATGGGCGAGAGCGTAAAGCCCACCAGGTAATCGAGGGCGCGGCGGGCCAGATAGGCATCGACCAGTGGCATGTCGATTTCGCGCGGCACCTGCATGGCCGCCAGAATGGCGTCTTTGGTGATGGCGTTGAACAGCACGCGGCGGACGGTGACGTCCTTCTTGATGGCCTTTTTCTGCCGCAGGACATCGAGCACGTGCCAGGAAATGGCTTCGCCTTCGCGATCCGGGTCAGTCGCCAGGATCAGTTCGTCGGCGCCCTTGAGCGCGTTGGCGATATCGGCGATGCGCTTCTTGGAGGCCGTGTCGACCTCCCAGGACATGGCGAAATCTTCGTCCGGACGCACCGACCCGTCCTTGGCCGGCAAATCGCGGACATGGCCGAAGGAGGCCAGGACATGATAGTCCGAACCCAGATATTTGTTGATTGTCTTGGCTTTAGCCGGACTTTCAACGACAACGACCTTCATGACGAACCTGTTCCGCAACCGCTTTAAGAGAAGTGGCGCAACATGGTGAACCCTCGATGGACTGTCAACGGGCTGTAATTGGCTGGCCCGCGCCTCCCCTTCGGGGAGAGATATCTTGCATGGATAGCCGGACGGGTGCAGACTTGGGTTGTGCGCAGTTCTGCGCTCGACCCATTTCCATTGTGACCGACATCGTTGTGGCTGCGCCGTTCGCGCCGCTTTTGGTTGTCCGTCGGGTCGATTCATGAGGAGATTTGATTATGGAATACCGCAAACTCGGTAATAGCGGTGCCGTTGTGTCGGCCTATGCGCTGGGCACGATGACCTTTGGCGCGGAGTCCGACGAGGCCACCTCGTTTCAGCTGATGGATGATTATGTCGCCGCTGGCGGCAATTTCATCGATACCGCCAATGTGTATAGCGCCGGCGTTTCGGAGGAAATCGTCGGACGCTGGCTCAAGAGCAAGCCAGGCGTGCTGCGTGATCTGGTGATCACCACCAAGGGGCGTTTTCCCATGGGGCAGGGGCCAAACCATCTCGGCCTGTCGCGCAAGAATCTCAATGAAGCGCTGGATGCCTCGCTCAAGCGGCTCGGTGTCGAGCATATCGATCTCTACCAGATGCACGCCTGGGACGCGCTGACGCCAATCGAGGAAACGCTGCGCTTTCTCGATGACGCGATCGGTAACGGCAAGATTGCCTATTATGGCTTTTCCAACTTCCTGGGCTGGCAGATGACCAAGGCGGTGTGGACGGCCAAGGCCAATGGCTTTGCGCCGCCGGTAACGCTGCAGCCACAATATAATCTGCTGGTGCGCGACATCGAGCATGAGGTGGTGCCCGCCGCGCTCGATGCCAATATCGGTCTTCTGCCGTGGTCGCCACTGGGTGGTGGCTGGCTGAGCGGCAAGTACAAGCGCGACCAGATGCCGACCGGGGCAACGCGGCTGGGTGAAAATCCCAAGCGTGGCATGGAGGCGTTCGAGAAGCGCAACTCCAATCTGATGACCTGGGAGGTGATTGGCGCGGTTGAGGACATCGCCAAGGCACGCGGCGCCAGCATGGCGCAGGTGGCACTGGCCTGGGTCTGTGCCCGTCCGGCGGTGACGTCGGTGATTCTGGGGGCGCGCACCACCGCGCAGCTCAAGGATAATCTGGGTGCTGCCGATCTGGTGCTGAGCAGCGATGAGATGGCCACGCTGACCGCGGCAAGCCAGCCGGAAATGAGTGACTATCCTTATGGGACCGGCGGCATTGATCAGCGCCATCGCAAGATTGGCGGCGGTCGCTAAAGGTCTGATTGGGAGGGGGCACCCCTCCCATCTTCCCCTGGATGAAGGAGGGCACCGCGTGGTCGGGGCTGGATCTGCTAGTCCCGCAAGGCCACCAACTGGCCGCTCGACCATTCGATCTGGCCGGCCAGGTCGAGTTCGAGCAGCAGCATCTGCATAGTGGCGGCCGATATGCCGACCTGTCGGACCAGTTCATCGACATCGATCGGGGTGACGCTGAGAGCAGCGAGCAGACGGGTCTTGTCGTCGTCGCTGGGCGGCGGAGCATCGGGGACGCTGTCGGGCTCCCAATCGCGGTCGAACAGGGCATTGCGCGACGGGTCGGCGCTGCCCAGGGTTTCGAGTATATCAGCGGCGCCCGTGATCAGTTTGGCGCCTTGCTGGATCAGCGCATTGCCACCTTCAGCGCGGGGATCGAGTGGCGAGCCGGGAACGGCGAAGACGTCGCGGTTTTGCTCGAGCGCCAGCCGGGCAGTGATCAATGAACCACTGCGCTTGGCCGCTTCAACCACGACCACACCCAGCGATAACCCCGAAACCAGACGGTTACGCCTTGGGAAGTCGCGGGCGCGTGGCTCCCAGCCCAGCGGCATTTCAGTGAGCAGAGCGCCGCCATTGTCGAGAATGTCGTGGGCCAGCGGGATGTTCTCGGTGGGGTAGATCTTGTCGAAACCACCGGCAAGGACGGCGATGGTGCCGCTGAGCAGCGTTGCCTTGTGCGCCGCTGCATCGATGCCGCGGGCCAGACCCGAAACAATGGTATAGCCCGCTTCGCCCAGATCCGTCGCCAGCAGGCGGGTCATCTTGACCCCGGCCGCCGAGGCATTGCGCGCCCCGACAATGCCCACCGTGCGGCGCCAGTCGAGATTGGGGCCACTGGCCATGGTGATCAGCGGCGGTGCGGCCGGGATATAGTGGAGCAGGGATGGATAATCGGCATCGCTGCTGGTGACGAGGCGGGCGCCGTAACGTGACAGACCGGCGATCTCATCTTCAGCTTCGGACTGGCTGGTAATACGGACCGGTCTGCCGGTGCGGCGCGTCAGGGACGGCAGGGCCTCAAGGGCGGCCTGTGCCGAGCCGAAGCGGTTGAGCAATCGGCGGAAGGTGGCCGGGCCAATGTTTTCGGTACGTAGCAGTCGCAACCAGGCAAGGCGCGTGACCGGATCAAGTGCAGCAACACCCTGATCCGGCGGCACGGGTCAGGCCTTCTTTTTCTCAGAGCCGATCCTGGGCTCGGTACCCGCAATCAGCCGAGCAATGTTTTCGCGGTGCTGGAAGAACAGCAGCAGGGCCATCACGGCCGCAGCACCGGCCAGGTATTCGTTGACCACGACATAGGCAAAGATTGGCGCCGTGGCTCCTGCTGTCAGGGCAGCCAGAGACGAGAATTTCCGCGCCACCGCGATGAACAGCCAGACCGCGCAGAAGATCAGGCCGACAGGCCAGCTCAGCGCCAGCAGTGAACCAATGAAGACGGCGACGCCCTTGCCGCCCTTGAAGTTGAGCCAGACGGGAAAGCAATGGCCCAGAAAGGCGCCAATGCCCGCGATCATGGCTGCTTCTTCGCCCCACAGGCCGCGCGCAAGCAGAACGGGCACGGCGGCCTTGGAGGCGTCGAGCACCAAAGTGGCAAAAGCGATCCAGCGATTGCCGGTGCGCAGCACATTAGTGGCGCCGATATTGCCCGAGCCGATGTCGCGAATGTCGCCCAGCCCGGCCGAACGAGTGAGCAGCAGACCAAAGGGAATGGAGCCAAACAGATAGCCCAGAACGACAGCATAGAGCAGCGAGAGAACGTCAATCGACATCGGGGCTTGGTATCCTTTGTGGCGTTTAGGCGCGAAAATACCCCCCTCCCAACCTCTCCCGCAAGGGGGGCGGTGCAGTTGGGTGGGGATGACGGACCGGTGGTCGTTGGTGTTTGGGGCTAGTCGATGTGGGTGTGGACGGTCTCGCCAGCGACGATAGTGCGCATGACCTTGCCCGCCAGACGCGCGCCTTCGAAGCTGGTATTGCGCGACTTGGAGCGGATGTCGGTCTCGCTGACCTGCCAGGGATAATCGAGATCGAACAGGATCAGATCGGCGGGTGCGCCCTTGGCAATGCGGCCTGATGGCAGACCCAGAATGTCAGCGGGGCGGCTGGTCATGGCGCGCAGTACGGTCAGCAGGTCGACATCGCCGGAATGAACCAGACGCAGGGCTGCAGCCAGCAGGGTCTCAAGGCCAATGGCCCCGTCGGAGGCTTCGGCGAAAGGCTGGCGCTTGACCTCGGTATCCTGGGGATCGTGATCGGAATGGATGGTGTCGATGGTGCCGTCGCGCAGGGCCTGGATCATGGCCTGGCGATCATCTTCTGAGCGCAGCGGCGTGGAGAGTTTGAAGAAGGTGCGATAGCGGCCAATGTCGTTTTCGTTGAGCGCCAGATTGTTGATCGAGATGCCAGCCGTAACGGCTCTGTTACGCTTCTTGGCCGCTGCCACCAGCTCGACCGCGGCCGCGCAGGAGATCTGGGCGGCGTGGTACTTGACGCCCGTCAGTGCGGCCAGTTGCAGATCGCGGGCCAGCGGGATCGTCTCGGCTTCGCGCGGAATACCCTTCAGCCCCAGAATGGTGGCGAACAGGCCCTCGTTCATCACGCCGGTACCGGTCAGATCGGTGTCGGAGACGTGGTGGACGAATGTCAGACCGTAATTTGCGGCGTAGCTCATGGCCGTGCGCAGCATGGAGGGCGACTGGATGGAATGGCGACCATCGGTGAGGCAGACCGCACCGGCTTCCTTGAGCAGGCCATATTCGGTCATCTCGGTGCCGTTGAGACCCTTGGTGATGGCGCCTGCAGGCAGCACATTGACCTTTGAAGTGGCCCTGGCGCGGCGGATCAGGAAGTCAACCAGCGCGCCATCATCCACCACGGGCGTGGTATCGGGCATCATCACGAAGCTGGTAATGCCCCCGGCTGCAGCGGCTTCGCCAGCCGATTGCAGGGTTTCGCGATACTCCTTGCCCGGCTCGCCCGTGAAGACGCGCATGTCGATCAGGCCGGGCGCCAGTACCAGACCCTTGGCATTGATCACCTCGGCACCGTCTGGAACGCCAATAGGCGCGCCGATGGCAAGTTCGGCAATGATGCCATCTTCGATCAGCACGGCGCCAAGATGATCGGTGCCGGTGGCCGGATCGACGATGCGGGCGTTCTCGATGAGTGTGGCGCGGGTCATGACGCGTCTCCCGACGACAGCAGGGCATCGAGCACGGCCATGCGCACGGCGACACCCATTTCCACCTGATCAGTGATGACGGAAGCCGGACCGTCGGCAATGGCGGGATCAATCTCGACGCCGCGGTTCATCGGACCGGGATGCATGACGATGGCGTCGGGTTTGGCATAGCCGAGCTTTTCGGCATCGAGCCCATAGAAATGGTAATATTCGCGGACCGAGGGGATCATGCGGCCCTGGGCGCGTTCGTGCTGCAGGCGCAGCATCATGACAACGTCGGCGCCAGCCAGACCCTCGCGCATGTCGGTGAAAACCTCG
The DNA window shown above is from Devosia litorisediminis and carries:
- the pyrC gene encoding dihydroorotase, which produces MTRATLIENARIVDPATGTDHLGAVLIEDGIIAELAIGAPIGVPDGAEVINAKGLVLAPGLIDMRVFTGEPGKEYRETLQSAGEAAAAGGITSFVMMPDTTPVVDDGALVDFLIRRARATSKVNVLPAGAITKGLNGTEMTEYGLLKEAGAVCLTDGRHSIQSPSMLRTAMSYAANYGLTFVHHVSDTDLTGTGVMNEGLFATILGLKGIPREAETIPLARDLQLAALTGVKYHAAQISCAAAVELVAAAKKRNRAVTAGISINNLALNENDIGRYRTFFKLSTPLRSEDDRQAMIQALRDGTIDTIHSDHDPQDTEVKRQPFAEASDGAIGLETLLAAALRLVHSGDVDLLTVLRAMTSRPADILGLPSGRIAKGAPADLILFDLDYPWQVSETDIRSKSRNTSFEGARLAGKVMRTIVAGETVHTHID